The proteins below are encoded in one region of Tindallia magadiensis:
- a CDS encoding RDD family protein, with amino-acid sequence MMDKEIKEQEVMTCFSKQEWEDYRLARMADRLTAYVLDMIVVSGIGVILGAISGGMVWRIPFFAMQLMTIGVAGAVYFSLFTKIWGQTLGKMVMGIRVIQKNGEPLDWKTVLLREVAGRTISQFFGVHIGYLWAVISKKNQGWHDLLVDTYVVVDPLIEKQWMIQVPKITDNSLQSDN; translated from the coding sequence ATGATGGATAAAGAAATAAAAGAACAGGAAGTAATGACGTGTTTTAGTAAACAAGAGTGGGAAGATTATCGGTTAGCACGTATGGCAGATCGACTGACAGCTTACGTGCTGGATATGATTGTTGTTAGTGGAATAGGTGTAATACTAGGTGCTATTAGTGGTGGGATGGTATGGCGGATTCCTTTCTTTGCCATGCAACTGATGACCATCGGAGTGGCAGGGGCTGTTTATTTTAGTCTTTTTACGAAGATATGGGGTCAAACCTTAGGAAAAATGGTGATGGGTATACGTGTCATTCAAAAGAATGGTGAGCCATTAGATTGGAAAACGGTTTTACTAAGAGAAGTGGCAGGTAGAACTATTTCTCAATTTTTTGGTGTTCATATAGGGTATCTTTGGGCTGTTATCAGTAAAAAAAATCAGGGCTGGCATGATCTTTTAGTAGATACCTATGTGGTAGTTGATCCATTGATAGAAAAACAGTGGATGATTCAGGTACCGAAAATAACTGATAACAGCTTGCAAAGCGACAATTGA